The Halioglobus maricola genome segment GAAAAATGCGGTGATGACCTGTGGCTCGGAGTGAAAGGCTAATCAAGCCCGGAGATAGCTGGTTCTCCTCGAAATCTATTTAGGTAGAGCGTCATATCTTACCCTGGGGGGTAGAGCACTGTTTCGGCTAGGGGGTCATCCCGACTTACCAACCCGATGCAAACTCCGAATACCCAGGAGTACAATTATGGCAGACAGACAGCGGGTGCTAACGTCCGTTGTCGAGAGGGCAACAACCCAGACCGCCAGCTAAGGTCCCTAAACACTATTAAGTGGGAAACGATGTGGGAAGGCTTAGACAGCTAGGAGGTTGGCTTAGAAGCAGCCACCCTTTAAAGAAAGCGTAATAGCTCACTAGTCGAGTCGGCCTGCGCGGAAGATGTAACGGGGCTAAATAGTGTACCGAAGCTGCGGATGCGTGCTTGCACGCATGGTAGAGGAGCGTTCTGTAAGCCGTTGAAGGTGAACCGGGAGGTTTGCTGGAGGTATCAGAAGTGCGAATGCTGACATGAGTAACGATAAGGGGGGTGAAAAACCTCCCCGCCGGAAGATCAAGGTTTCCTGCGCAACGCTAATCGGCGCAGGGTGAGTCGGCCCCTAAGGCGAGGCAGAAATGCGTAGTCGATGGGAAGCAGGTTAATATTCCTGCACTTCTTATTATTGCGATGGAGGGACGGAGAAGGCTAAACCATCAGGGCGTTGGTTGTCCCTGTTTAAGGTTGTAGGCTGGTGACTTAGGTAAATCCGGGTTGCTAAGGCCGAGAGCTGATGACGAGCTCAAAGCGAAAGCTGCGAGTGAAGTGGTTGATGCCATGCTTCCAAGAAAAGCTTCTAAGCTTCAGATAATGAGGAACCGTACTGTAAACCGACACAGGTGATCAGGTAGAGAATACCAAGGCGCTTGAGAGAACTCGGGTGAAGGAACTAGGCAAAATGGTACCGTAACTTCGGGAGAAGGTACGCCGGCTTTGGTGATGGGACTTGCTCCCTAAGCTGAGGCCGGTCGAAGTGACCAGGTGGCTGCGACTGTTTATTAAAAACATAGCACTCTGCAAACACGTAAGTGGACGTATAGGGTGTGACGCCTGCCCGGTGCCGGAAGGTTAATTGATGGGGTTATCTTCGGAGAAGCTCTTGATCGAAGCCCCGGTAAACGGCGGCCGTAACTATAACGGTCCTAAGGTAGCGAAATTCCTTGTCGGGTAAGTTCCGACCTGCACGAATGGCGTAACGATGGCCACACTGTCTCCACCCGAGACTCAGTGAAATTGAAATTGCGGTTAAGATGCCGTATACCCGCGGCTAGACGGAAAGACCCCGTGAACCTTTACTATAGCTTCACACTGGACTTTGACTTTACTTGTGTAGGATAGCTGGGAGGCTTTGAAACTGTGGCGCCAGCTGCAGTGGAGCCAACCTTGAAATACCAGCCTGGTAACGTTGAGGTTCTAACTTAGGTCCGTAATCCGGATCGAGGACAGTGTGTGGTGGGTAGTTTGACTGGGGCGGTCTCCTCCCAAAGTGTAACGGAGGAGCACGAAGGTGCGCTAATCATGGTCGGAAATCATGAGGTTAGTGTAAAGGCACAAGCGCGCTTGACTGTGAGTCTGACAAGACGAACAGGTACGAAAGTAGGTCTTAGTGATCCGGCGGTTCTGAATGGAAGGGCCGTCGCTCAACGGATAAAAGGTACTCCGGGGATAACAGGCTGATACCGCCCAAGAGTTCACATCGACGGCGGTGTTTGGCACCTCGATGTCGGCTCATCACATCCTGGGGCTGAAGCCGGTCCCAAGGGTATGGCTGTTCGCCATTTAAAGTGGTACGCGAGCTGGGTTTAGAACGTCGTGAGACAGTTCGGTCCCTATCTGCCGTGGGCGTTGGAGAATTGAGGGAAGCTGCTCCTAGTACGAGAGGACCGGAGTGGACGAACCTCTGGTGTTCGGGTTGTGTCGCCAGACGCATTGCCCGGTAGCTACGTTCGGACAGGATAACCGCTGAAAGCATCTAAGCGGGAAGCCCCTCCCAAGATTAGTTCTCCCTGAGACTTTAAGTCTCCTAAAGGGCCCTTGAAGACTACAAGGTTGATAGGCTGGGTGTGGAAGCGCTGTGAGGCGTTGAGCTAACCAGTACTAATTGCCCGTGAGGCTTGACCATATAATCCAAGTTATTTGCGCATGAGAATGTGCGAAGTTAAGAAGACAACGGATGTTGTGATTGAGTCCAGTGTTGAGATACACACAGAACATACAGTTTGATTTACCACCCTATTTGTTGAGACGAGGCAGTCCTTAGGGGCTTAAGACCGACGACAGCAAGCCAGTTTGCCTGGCGACAATAGAGCAATGGAACCACCTGACCCCATCCCGAACTCAGAAGTGAAACGTTGCATCGCCGATGGTAGTGTGGGGATTCCCCATGTGAGAGTAGGTCATCGCCAGGCTTCTAAAAAAGAAAACCCCAGTAGCGCCATGCTACTGGGGTTTTGCTTTTTGGGGCCCCTGATTTCTTTGCGGTTCTGTCGCAGTGTAGCCGCCATGTGACGCAACCTGTTTACCAAACGATGGTCTATCCTCTATAGCGAAACCCTGAATGGACCTCATCCAATGACTGATCTCTCTACAGAAGAACTGCGCGAAAACTTCGACCACTTTGACGCCAACGGCGACGGCTTTCTCGACCGCAAGGAATTTGGTCGCCTGATGGAGGCGTTGGGGGCAGTCGAGCCCGGCCAGGACTCAGGCCGTGGCTTTAGCTCTATAGACACCGACAGCAGCGGCAAGGTGGAATTCGATGAATTTGTACGCTGGTTCCGTACGTCCTGATATGGGGGGCGCCGTTAGCGCCCCAACATGTGCATGTTGCTGAGGAAGGGCCAGCCAAGAGCCAGGTAGATCGCGTCCAGGTTGTCTTCCGTGCGGCCATAGGCGAAGTAAATGGGCCCTACAGGAGAGTCCAGTGCAATATAGACGCTCCCTGCGTTGACGAAGTCGCCCGAGGAAACATCAGATCTTTCAGACCACAAATTCCCCCCCTCTATCGACGCGCCTACATAAGAAGGCATGTCAAAGGGCAGCACTGTGTCGCCCGACAGACGGAACTGGTACTGGGCCATGGCGAAAGCCATCTGCCTGCCAGACAAGTAATTCTGGCTTAGCCCTGACAGGTTGAACAAGCCACCCAACTGGTAGTAGTTGTTGGGCTGGTTAGGAGCGTCCAGTGACTGGCCGGTCTTGGCGGTCAGGATTAACGTATTGCGGCCATGGCTGAATGCCGCCTGGCCCAGAGCCTGCCAGCGTTCGTAGTTGGCATCGGCACCGAGATCTTCAGTATAAGCACTGTAGTCGGTGAAAAAGAATTGGCCCTTGGTGGGGAAGTAGAGGTCGTCGAGGTTGTCGTAGCGCAGGCTGAACATCGCGCCGCCCTCGTCATACTTTTCCTCCGGCAGGTTGCCCCCCAACTCCACATCAGCGCGATTCTCGCCCTTGTTGCGGAACACACCCAGCCGCGCTTGCACGCTGTCGAACAGGTTGATGCCACCATCCAGTTGCGTCGAGAGTCTGCGCACGCGCCAGGTGCCTACCAGCTCGTCTAGCTCGTACTCGGGGCCCAGTGTTGTTGCATCCTGATCGTGATAGCTGATTTGCGGAACGACGAAGAACCGTGATTTCACGTCCAGCGGTTGGTAGAACTGGACGCCCGCCAGAATCGTGTCACCGATCTGGCCGCGCGCATAGAGCTCACCGCCCAGGTCTGTGAGACCGGACCACAGGTAACTCGCTCCCAGATTGATATCACTGCTGCCCTCGAGGTCGGTCACCAGGTTCATACCAAATTTAAGCTCGTCGTCACCCCAGGACTTCGCCCGGGCATCGATAGACAGCACATTGCCCTCGGTCACCTTGTAATCAATGATTTCCCAGTGACCGAGTGCATAGACCTCTTCAATATCTTCGCCTAGCTGTTGTCGATCCAGGGGTTCGCCAATTTTCTGGCTCAGGCGAACGCGGATGAGTTCATCCCTGACCGGGTGATTGTTGGAGATATCAATTCTGGCGATTACCGGTGTGTCGGACACGGGCAGCACTCTGGCGGCCAGGTAGTCAGACCATTGCGAGTCGCTGAGCGCAAGTGATTGTAGCTGGTCGCGTTTCGCCATTGCCGCATCGTAGCCGCGTTGGTAGATTTGCTCCGTCTCTGCGAAGTCCAACATGCCGATGCCATCGAGGTCTGGATTGATGAGGATGTCGTCCTCGCCCATGGTTGCCAGTTGATCTAGCGAATTCCTGCGGGTGAGGAAGTTCAGCATCTGGTCGGTCACCCCGAGAATACTGGTGATCTCGTCGCGTTTGCGCAGTGGTGTGCCGATATCCACTACGATGAGCCGTTTCCCGCCCATGTTGCGGCCGACCTGCACCGGAATGTTCATGGCCAGGCCGCCATCGACCAGCAGGCGTCCGTCGTGCTCTACCGGCGCCAGCAGTGCCGGCAGTGACATACTGGCGCGCATCGCGGTAACCAGGTTGCCTTCGTCAAATATGTAGGCATCGCCGGTTTCGATGTCGGTCGCTACGGCGCGGTAGGGGATCGCCAGTTGGTTGAAATCCCGAATGTGCTCTGCCGGTAGTACGAGTTCCTTGATGATCTGCTGAACTTGCTGTCCCTGCACCAGGCCGAGAGGGACCGAGAAACTGCCGTTTTTGAAAGACACCGAGATAGAAGAGGGGTAGTCATAGTCGTCGCTTTTGCGTCGCGGTGGCAGGCCGTCTCGATCAATCGAGTCCTTGAACGCGTCCTCCCAGGCCATATTGTCGACGATAAGCTTGAGCTGCTCTGCATTGAGGCCTGTGGCGTAGAGGCCCCCGACCAATGCGCCCATGCTGGTGCCCGCAATGGCATCTACAGGTACCTGCATTTCTTCCAGTGCGGCAATGACTCCGGCGTGGGCAATGCCCCGGGCGCCTCCGCCAGCCAGCACCAGGGCGTTGGTGGAGGGTTCCTGAGCTGAAGATGGCAGCGCAGCGACCAGGCCGGCAATGAGCCCGGCAGTTCGCAGAAAGGATTTCATACAGAGATACCTGAGTGTATAGCGCCTAATTATCCCCGTTGCCCTCGGGGTTAATCAACACGCATTAGTGCGCATTAATCAGGGTTCTGCGTACTGCCTGAGCAGGTTGGTGTAGGTCTTGGCGGCCAGATCAAACTCACGACATTTGCCGCTGCGTTTGAAGATATTATTGCGGATGGTGGTCAGGTCGTAGAGCATCTCGCGCACGCCCGCATCTCGCACCAGACTGTGGATCCAGGCGACCACGACGATGCGCTCACCCCGGGTCACCGGCATTACCCGATGCAGGGTGGTCGAAGGGTAGGCGATGATGGAGCGGGGGTTGCGCTTGAACCTGAAGTCGCCGCTGCCCGATTCGAAGGACAGCTCGCCGCCGTCGTAGTCATCAGGGTGGTTGAGAAACAGGGTCATGGAGATATCGGTGCGCCACTGAACGTCGCGCCCCATCATTGCATTGTCGACATGGTAGCCATAGTCCATGCCGGGCTCGTAGCGGCTGATCAGGAGTGAGTGCAGTTGTTTTGGCTGGGTTCCGGCGCGAAATTCTTCGCTGCGGCGGAGCGCATTCAGAACTATTTCGTTGACGGTCTTGGTGGCAGTGCTGCCTCCCTTGACCTGAGTGTTGTTCTTCACCCCGCGGGCAGCCCAGCCAGCGGTGGCCTTGCCGTCGACGAATTCAGCGTTGCGGACTGCCTCCATAATAGTGGCATGTTCTGCCTCGGTAATAACATCGTCGAAGGTGAGGATCATCTTTATATCCGTGTGTCTCAGGCAATATTGCCCTAGCAATCTAGCGGGAAAGCTCTGGCGCGACAAGCCGCGGTTCGATGGCTGTCACGTCGATATCCGCCCGCTTCCCAGTGATCAGGCGCAACAGCACATGCGGCAACAGCCTGCGATGCCGGTTTTCCTTTTTGATGGGCGCGGTCTGCAGCGCCAGCGCTGCGAGTGATCGCGCCGGTTCGCTGGCTGGATCGCCGATGAGAGGCAGAATCGTGCGCAGGCCTTTCATTTGCTGTGCTTCGTTGCCCGCCAGGATCATGGGCCTGGCGGTAATACCGGTTAGTGTCAGCCCCGGGTTAAACGTGCCTATTTCGATACCGTGTTCCCGCTCTTCCATAGCCAGCGCCAGGGTGAAGTTGCGCAGCCAGGCCTTGCTCGAGCTGTAAAGTGCGGCATTCTTCACCGGCCCCTTGTCGCCGCGCCCGGTCATATTAATGATTCGGCCCGCGCAACCGGCGTTGCGGAAGTGGCGAACCGCCGTCACTGAGCCGTAGTAGGTGCCGAGGATATTGGTATTGATCAGCTGCTCGCCCAGCGCCATCGGAACCAGCGCGCCATTCCCTGAAGGTGCGGCCATGCCGGCATTGTTAATCCACACATCCAGCCCGCCATAGCGCAGTTGAGCCTGGGTCGCGAGAGCCTCCACCTGGTCGGGATTAGTGACATCCGCGACCAGGCCGCTGAGGCGGTCGCTCTCGCCACCCATGGCTGTCAGCGTTTTCAGCAGGGCCGCTTCATTCTCGGAACAGATCACCAGTCGTGCGCCTGCCGCGGCCAACTGCTCCGCGGTGGCCTTGCCCAGACCGCTGGTTGCACCCGTAATCACGATTCGTTTGCTCATCATTGCCCCTGCGTTTTCATTTATCGCTATACTCGCTGCAGCATAACAGGCCAACACACCCTGAGGAGGGCAAGAGAATGATTGGATATGTAACCATCGGCGTTAACGACATGGAAAAAGCCAAGGCGTTTTACACTGAACTGCTGGCAGACATGGGCGCTTCAGTATTGATGGACATTGGGCGAATTGCGTTTATTGGCACTGATATGAGCGCGCCGATGCTCTCGGTGTGCATTCCCCATAATGAGGACGACCCACAGCCTGGCAATGGCAATATGGTCGCCTTTACTGCGCCGAGTAAGGAAAAGGCCGATGAGCTATACCACAAGGCGATCGCTCTGGGCGCGACTTGTGAGGGTGAACCGGGCCAGCGTATTCCGGATATGTTCTACGGAGCGTATGTCCGCGACCCGGACGGCAACAAAATGGTGTTCTACGTTTTCGGCTAGAACGCCTCGCGCTCAGGAGCCGTGGGCATGCTGCTCCACGGCTTCCCAGACCCGCAGCAGGTTTTCACCCCAGATTTTGCGAATGTCCGTTTCGCTGTAGCCACGCTTGAGCATTTCCTCGGTGAGAATCAGCGATTCATCGATGGACCACCAGCCGTGGATACCACCGCCGCCGCCGAAATCAGAGGAGATGCCGGCGTGGTCGACGCCGACAAGCTCAACCACGTGATCGACATGATCGATCAGGGTCGTTACCGACGCCTTTGGATACTTCGCGTTCAAGGCCGCATTGCGGCTGCGTAGCTCACCGAACTGCTCCTGGGTAACGTCCTTCATCCCGCGCGGATCGATTCCCAGGTCCTTCAGAATCGTTTTTTGTGCGTCCCGTTCCTCTTCCGAGATATCGCGCATGTAGCGATCAAACGCCACCAGTTGCACGACGCCGCCCCTGGCTGCGATTGCCTTGATAGCGTCGTCCGACAGGTTGCGATTGTGCGCATAGAGCGCGGCAACGCCCGAGTGTGAGGCAATGACCGGTGTTTTCGAGCGGGCCACTGCATCCATAGTCGACTGATGCGAGGTGTGTGACACGTCCACCATAATCCCCAGTCGATTCATATCATCGATTAACGCAAGGCCTCGGTCTGTGAGCCCTGTCACCTCGGGCTCGCCGTCTTCGCCAAAGGCCTTGGAACTTTCGCCGAAGTGGTTGTTGCCGAAATGGGTGAGGGAAATGTACCTGGCGCCGCGGTCGTAAAATTCTTGCAGATGTTCGTGGTTGGGTCCCAGTGGGTAGGCATTTTCCACGCCGATGGCTGCTACCAGCTTGCCGTCGGCGGCGGCAGCGCGCAACTCGGTGGGGTTGCGCACCAGCACGATCTCATCAGGACTATTGGCCAACATTCTTTCGATGGCATCAAACTTGGCCTGTGCCTTTTCATAGGCTTGTTGGTAACCGGCGGCATCGACCGAGCGTTGGCCGACATAGACAATGAAGAAACCTGCATCGAGCCCTCCCTCGCGCATTTTCGGCAGATCGACCTGCATGGGGCCGTGCAAGCGTGGATCCGCTGCAGTGGTACCCAGGGAAGTGGGAACATCGATATGGGTGTCTATGGTGAGTAAGCGTTCGTGCAGGCTAGCTGCAGCAGGGTCGCTCGCCAGCGCAGGCGTAGCCGCCAGCACTGCGGCGAATATCGCCGTCGGCAGGAAAGGTGTCATCGGCATTATTGTTCTACTTATTCCAGTTATTCAGCGTATCCTCCTCGAATGGAACCTGGTTGTCTAGCGCGACCAGGGCGGCCACTGCAGTGAGGCCTCGCGGGAAAATCATACTGTTTTTGTACGCGTTCATCGGTCACGTCGCCGTGCTGTGCTAGATTTCACCTGAACCAATACGAAATTCATGCCACCAGAATGCAACAGACCTTTGTCTTTCTCTTGCACTTTATGCGCTGCAGAGGTGCAAGTGCGCCTCGATAGCGTCAGATTTTTGTGCGCCGCCTTATGCCTGTGCGCGTTTTGCAGTGTGGCCTGGGCTGAAGCTGTTCCAGGCCCTGTGGAGGCTTCGCGTTACCAGCGTACAGTGAGCGCCTTGACGATGGGCGATGAGGAAACACGTGGCCAGTTCGCCAGCGTAGCGCTGTTCGAGTTGGCCGAGGTCTATATGGCCGAGGCAGATCTGGCGCGTGGCGAGGCGCGGGAATCAGAGGAGGCAGGCAGATTGCTCAGTTGGTCACGCGCGGTGGAGCAGTATGCGAGCCAGTTGTTACTGGTGCTGGAGGATATAGAGCTGGGCTTTCCGGTCGAATTGCGCAGCCACGAGCGCGAGGTGCCCGCCGTTGAGGTGGCGGGGCGGATCGTGATGCTCGCCCACCCGCGTAAAGATCAGCAACCCGCCTATGAGCGGGCGGTGCTCAGCCGATTTTGTAGCGGCCATGCGTGTAAGCAACTCACCCAAACGCTATCGGATGAGGCGCCGATACCCATGTCGGCCGCCAGTGTCGCTCCGCACTGGGATTTTAGCGCTACAGGCCCTGTGTGCAGCAGCAACGGTCTGTCACTCGCATTTCATGCGGGCGGCCAGCTGGCGGCACAACGCAGCCTGTGTGCGCAGCTGCTGCAGGAAGCCGAGGTACTGGCGACAGAGCTGGCATGGCAGCAACGCCACAGCGTGAATGTCGACTGGGATGGGTTGAAGATACTGCCGACGCCGCAACGGCCGCAACATCTGGTGCTGCTTAATGAAGCCGGGGATTCGTTGCTGCTGACGCTGCCGTTGATTTACGGCACGCCTGGCCTGCTGCAAAAACTCTCACCCTGGCTGCGGCAGAGGCATCAGGCCGCCGGCGCCGCATCTTTGGCTCTGGTGGCGGCTGAGTTGGGATGGGAGTGATTGGTATAAACTAAGTCGACTCCCAACCTTAGAGAACACTATGTCCGAATCAACACTGCCCCCAGGTGTGGGCCTTAGCCCGCAGGAAAAAGAACGCATTGCCCGGATTGGCGATGAACTGCGCGAGGGTATTTCCAGCCTCTCGGAAATCGGTGCCGCCGTCAGTATTTTCGGTAGTGCGCGTTCGCAAGCTGACGCCTGGGAATACGGAGCGGCACGCGACCTCGCGCGGGCGCTTGCGGCTGAGGGCATCACGGTGATCACGGGCGGTGGGCCCGGCGTGATGGAAGCGGGCAATCTCGGCGCCAGTGGCGAGCCGGGACAGTCCGTGGGGCTGAATATTGAATTACCTCATGAGCAGCTCGCCAACCCCTATCTCGATATCGATATCGACTTTCGCTACTTCTTTACCCGCAAGTTCATGCTGATCCGCTATGCCATAGGCTTCGCTATCTTCCCCGGTGGTTTTGGCACGATTGACGAGCTGTTCGAACTGCTGACCCTGGTGCAGACCGGTAAGCTGGAGCAGCGTCCCATCGTGCTGGTGGGCAAAGACCACTGGGCCGGGTTGTACGAATGGGTGGTTGAGAAGGTCCAGGGCGGTCGCTTCATCAGCGACAGCGACCTGGAGATTTTGTCATTGGTGGACACCCCGGAGGAGGCGGCCGACATTTTACTGGCTTACTACCGCAACCACTGCCCACAGTAGTTGCAGGAACTCGAACGGCGCTCTACTTGCGCTGCTTGGCGTTGGCAAAGGCCGCCGCGAAGGCGTTGTTGGCCGCGGGCTTTTCCTGGCGTGGCTTGGTATTACGACCACCGCCACGCTGTTCCTTGCGCGGGTTATTGCCGCGTTGTTCCTGCTCACCGGCTTTGTCGCTCAGGCGCATGGTAAGGCCGATGCGCTTGCGCGGCTGGTCTACCTCCATCACTTTTACTCGCACAATATCGCCGGCTTTGACCACGTCTCGCGGGTCCTTGACGAACTTGTCCGCCAGCGCAGAGATATGTACCAGGCCGTCCTGATGGACACCGATGTCGACGAACGCACCGAAGTTGGTAACGTTGGTGACGGTGCCTTCCAGGACCATGTCAGGGCGCAAGTCTGAGATTTTCTCCACCCCTTCCTGAAACTCGGCCATTTTGAATTCCGGGCGCGGGTCGCGGCCGGGCTTGTCCAGTTCCGAAATAATGTCGCGGACGGTGGGCAGGCCTACGCTGTCGCTGATGTAGTCCGCGGGATTGAGGGCCTTGAGGAAGCTGCTGTCGCCGATGATGCTGCTCATATCGCGCTGCCTTTGCGCTGCGATCTGTTCAACCACGCCATAA includes the following:
- a CDS encoding patatin-like phospholipase family protein, with protein sequence MKSFLRTAGLIAGLVAALPSSAQEPSTNALVLAGGGARGIAHAGVIAALEEMQVPVDAIAGTSMGALVGGLYATGLNAEQLKLIVDNMAWEDAFKDSIDRDGLPPRRKSDDYDYPSSISVSFKNGSFSVPLGLVQGQQVQQIIKELVLPAEHIRDFNQLAIPYRAVATDIETGDAYIFDEGNLVTAMRASMSLPALLAPVEHDGRLLVDGGLAMNIPVQVGRNMGGKRLIVVDIGTPLRKRDEITSILGVTDQMLNFLTRRNSLDQLATMGEDDILINPDLDGIGMLDFAETEQIYQRGYDAAMAKRDQLQSLALSDSQWSDYLAARVLPVSDTPVIARIDISNNHPVRDELIRVRLSQKIGEPLDRQQLGEDIEEVYALGHWEIIDYKVTEGNVLSIDARAKSWGDDELKFGMNLVTDLEGSSDINLGASYLWSGLTDLGGELYARGQIGDTILAGVQFYQPLDVKSRFFVVPQISYHDQDATTLGPEYELDELVGTWRVRRLSTQLDGGINLFDSVQARLGVFRNKGENRADVELGGNLPEEKYDEGGAMFSLRYDNLDDLYFPTKGQFFFTDYSAYTEDLGADANYERWQALGQAAFSHGRNTLILTAKTGQSLDAPNQPNNYYQLGGLFNLSGLSQNYLSGRQMAFAMAQYQFRLSGDTVLPFDMPSYVGASIEGGNLWSERSDVSSGDFVNAGSVYIALDSPVGPIYFAYGRTEDNLDAIYLALGWPFLSNMHMLGR
- a CDS encoding dipeptidase; the protein is MPMTPFLPTAIFAAVLAATPALASDPAAASLHERLLTIDTHIDVPTSLGTTAADPRLHGPMQVDLPKMREGGLDAGFFIVYVGQRSVDAAGYQQAYEKAQAKFDAIERMLANSPDEIVLVRNPTELRAAAADGKLVAAIGVENAYPLGPNHEHLQEFYDRGARYISLTHFGNNHFGESSKAFGEDGEPEVTGLTDRGLALIDDMNRLGIMVDVSHTSHQSTMDAVARSKTPVIASHSGVAALYAHNRNLSDDAIKAIAARGGVVQLVAFDRYMRDISEEERDAQKTILKDLGIDPRGMKDVTQEQFGELRSRNAALNAKYPKASVTTLIDHVDHVVELVGVDHAGISSDFGGGGGIHGWWSIDESLILTEEMLKRGYSETDIRKIWGENLLRVWEAVEQHAHGS
- a CDS encoding VOC family protein, translated to MIGYVTIGVNDMEKAKAFYTELLADMGASVLMDIGRIAFIGTDMSAPMLSVCIPHNEDDPQPGNGNMVAFTAPSKEKADELYHKAIALGATCEGEPGQRIPDMFYGAYVRDPDGNKMVFYVFG
- a CDS encoding Fe2+-dependent dioxygenase, with the translated sequence MILTFDDVITEAEHATIMEAVRNAEFVDGKATAGWAARGVKNNTQVKGGSTATKTVNEIVLNALRRSEEFRAGTQPKQLHSLLISRYEPGMDYGYHVDNAMMGRDVQWRTDISMTLFLNHPDDYDGGELSFESGSGDFRFKRNPRSIIAYPSTTLHRVMPVTRGERIVVVAWIHSLVRDAGVREMLYDLTTIRNNIFKRSGKCREFDLAAKTYTNLLRQYAEP
- a CDS encoding EF-hand domain-containing protein, producing MTDLSTEELRENFDHFDANGDGFLDRKEFGRLMEALGAVEPGQDSGRGFSSIDTDSSGKVEFDEFVRWFRTS
- a CDS encoding SDR family NAD(P)-dependent oxidoreductase; this translates as MSKRIVITGATSGLGKATAEQLAAAGARLVICSENEAALLKTLTAMGGESDRLSGLVADVTNPDQVEALATQAQLRYGGLDVWINNAGMAAPSGNGALVPMALGEQLINTNILGTYYGSVTAVRHFRNAGCAGRIINMTGRGDKGPVKNAALYSSSKAWLRNFTLALAMEEREHGIEIGTFNPGLTLTGITARPMILAGNEAQQMKGLRTILPLIGDPASEPARSLAALALQTAPIKKENRHRRLLPHVLLRLITGKRADIDVTAIEPRLVAPELSR
- a CDS encoding TIGR00730 family Rossman fold protein, yielding MSESTLPPGVGLSPQEKERIARIGDELREGISSLSEIGAAVSIFGSARSQADAWEYGAARDLARALAAEGITVITGGGPGVMEAGNLGASGEPGQSVGLNIELPHEQLANPYLDIDIDFRYFFTRKFMLIRYAIGFAIFPGGFGTIDELFELLTLVQTGKLEQRPIVLVGKDHWAGLYEWVVEKVQGGRFISDSDLEILSLVDTPEEAADILLAYYRNHCPQ